One Peromyscus leucopus breed LL Stock chromosome 4, UCI_PerLeu_2.1, whole genome shotgun sequence genomic region harbors:
- the LOC114699589 gene encoding creatine kinase U-type, mitochondrial: MAGPFSRLLSARPGLRLLALAGAGSLAAGILLRPESVRAASERRRLYPPSAEYPDLRKHNNCMASHLTPAVYARLCDKTTPTGWTLDQCIQTGVDNPGHPFIKTVGMVAGDEETYEIFAELFDPVIQERHNGYDPRTMKHTTDLDASKIRSGYFDERYVLSSRVRTGRSIRGLSLPPACTRAERREVERVVVDALSGLKGDLAGRYYRLSEMTEAEQQQLIDDHFLFDKPVSPLLTAAGMARDWPDARGIWHNNEKSFLIWVNEEDHTRVISMEKGGNMKRVFERFCRGLKEVEKLIQERGWEFMWNERLGYILTCPSNLGTGLRAGVHIKLPLLSKDSRFPKILENLRLQKRGTGGVDTAATGSVFDISNLDRLGKSEVELVQLVIDGVNYLIDCERRLERGQDIRIPAPLVHGKH, translated from the exons ATGGCTGGTCCCTTCTCCCGTTTGTTGTCTGCCCGCCCGGGACTCAGGCTCCTGGCTTTGGCTGGAGCTGGGTCTCTCGCCGCTGGGATTCTGCTCCGTCCGGAATCTGTACGAGCTGCCAGTGAACGAAGGAGACTATATCCCCCGAG tgctgagtaCCCAGACCTCCGAAAGCACAACAACTGCATGGCCAGTCACCTGACCCCAGCAGTCTATGCACGGCTCTGCGACAAGACCACACCCACCGGTTGGACACTAGATCAGTGCATCCAGACTGGCGTGGACAACCCTGGCCACCCCTTCATCAAGACtgtgggcatggtggctggagatGAGGAGACCTACGAG ATATTTGCCGAACTGTTTGACCCGGTGATCCAAGAGCGACATAACGGATATGACCCCCGAACAATGAAGCACACCACTGACCTTGATGCCAGTAAA ATCCGTTCGGGCTACTTTGACGAGAGGTATGTATTGTCCTCGAGAGTCAGAACTGGCCGAAGCATCAGAGGACTCAGTCTGCCTCCAGCCTGCACTCGGGCAGAGCGGCGAGAGGTAGAGCGTGTGGTGGTGGACGCACTGAGCGGCCTGAAGGGCGACCTGGCGGGACGATACTACAGGCTCAGCGAGATGACAGAGGCTGAGCAGCAGCAACTGATTGAT GACCATTTTCTGTTCGATAAGCCTGTGTCCCCACTGCTGACCGCAGCAGGGATGGCTCGAGACTGGCCCGATGCTCGAGGAATCTG GCACAACAATGAGAAGAGTTTCTTGATCTGGGTGAACGAGGAGGACCACACACGGGTCATCTCTATGGAGAAAGGCGGCAACATGAAGAGAGTGTTTGAAAGATTCTGCCGGGGCCTCAAAGAG GTGGAGAAGCTGATCCAGGAACGAGGCTGGGAGTTCATGTGGAATGAACGTTTGGGATACATCTTGACCTGTCCATCTAACCTGGGCACTGGACTTCGGGCAGGAGTGCACATCAAGCTGCCCCTGCTAAGCAAA GATAGTCGTTTCCCAAAGATCCTGGAGAACCTGAGACTCCAAAAGCGTGGGACCGGAGGAGTGGACACTGCTGCCACGGGCAGCGTCTTTGACATCTCTAATTTGGATCGACTTGGCAAGTCGGAG GTGGAGCTGGTACAGCTGGTCATCGATGGAGTAAACTATTTGATTGACTGTGAACGGCGTCTGGAGAGAGGACAGGATATCCGAATCCCTGCACCTCTTGTCCACGGCAAACattaa
- the Strc gene encoding LOW QUALITY PROTEIN: stereocilin (The sequence of the model RefSeq protein was modified relative to this genomic sequence to represent the inferred CDS: deleted 2 bases in 1 codon) yields MAPSRWPLLPLLPLLLLVSHKVLISLIVTLVPPGPRSSEPALSLLKSFLSTLDQAPQRSLSQSRFSAFLANISSSFELGRMGEGPVGEPPPLQPPALRLHDFLVTLRGSPDWEPMLGLLGDVLALLGQEQTPRDFLAHQAGVLGGLVEVLLGALVPGGPPAPTRPPCTRDGPSDCVLAADWLPSLMLLLEGTRWQALGQLQPSVDPTNATGLDGREPAPHFLQGLLGLLTPTGDLGSEEALWGGLLRTVGAPLYAAFQEGLLRVTHSLQDEVFSMMGQPEPDANGQCQGGNLRQLLLWGMRNNLSWDAQALGFLSGSPPPPPALLHCLSTGVPLPRASQPAAPISPRQREPQRRASSQERRAISVEALCENHSGPEPPYSISNFSIYLLCQHIKPATPPPPPATSPPPPTTPPPLRPPPPPPATSPPPPATPPPPPVTPPPPPVTPQPPPSTAVICQTAVWYAVSWAPRAQGWLQACHDQFPDQFLDMICGNLSFSALSGPNRRLVKQLCAGLLPPPTSCPDGLVPVPLTPDIFWGCFLENETLWAERLCVEESLQAVPPRNQAWVQHVCQGPTLDPTDFPPCRVGPCGERCPDGGSFLLMVCANDTMYEALVPFWAWLAGQCRISRGGNDTCFLEGMLGPLLPSLPPLGPSPLCLAPGPFLLGMLSQLPRCQSSVPVLAHPTRLHYLLRLLTFLLGPGAGGTETQGMLGQALLLSSLPDNCSFWDAFRPEGRRSVLRTVGEYLAREEPTPPGLESTVSLSTGMSKMELLSCFSPVLWDLLQREKSVWALKILVQAYLHMPPEDLQQLVLSAEMEAAQGFLTLMLRSWAQLKVPPSQEQAVGRLTALLLQRYPRLTSQLFIDLSPLIPFLAVPDLMRFPPSLLANDSVLAAIRDHSSGMKPEQKEALAKRLLAPELFGEVPDWPQELLWAVLPLLPHLPLENFLQLSPHQIQALEDIWPVAGLGPGHARHVLRSLVNQSMEDGEEQVRRLGSLACFLSPEELQSMVPLSDPLGPVEQGLLECAANGTLRPEGRVAYELLGLLRSSGGAVLSPRELRVWAPLFSQLGLRFLQELSEPQLRAMLPALQGASVTPAQAVLLFGRLLPRHDLSLEELCSLHPLLPGLSPQTLQAIPKRILLGACSCLGPELSRLSACQTAALLQTFRVKDGVKSMGATGAGTAVCIPGQPIPTTWPDCLLPLLPLKLLQLDTAALLANRRRYRQLPWSEQQAQFLWKKMQVPTNLTLRNLQALGNLAGGMSCEFLQQISSMVDFLAVVHMLYQLPTGVRGSLRACIWAELQRRMTMPEPELTTLGPELSELDTRLLLDLPIQLMDRLSDDSIMSVVELVHGAPEQLLTLTPLHQAALAERALKNLAPKETPISEDVLNTLGPLVGFLGTESTRRIPLPVLLSHLGQLQGFCLGETFATELGWLLLQEPVLGKAELWSQDEVEQAGRLVFTLPTEAISLIPREALGPETLERLLEKQQNWEQSRVGHLCGGPQLAHKKAALVAGIVQSAAEGLPEPVPNCADIRGTFPAAWSATQIAEMELSDFEDCLSLFAEDPGLGPEELRAAMGKAKQLWGAPRGFRPEQILQLGRLLRGLGERELQELTLVDWGVLSSLGQIDGWSSAQLRAVVSSFLRQSGRHVSHLDFIYLTALGHTLCGLRPEELRHISSWEFSQAVLFLGNLQLPCSEEQLEVLAYLLVLPGGFGPVSDWGPEIFTEIGTLAAGIPDLALSALLREQIQGLTPLAISVIPAPKFAVVFNPIQLSSLTSVQAVAVTPEQMAYLSPEQRQAVAWAQYEGKEIPEQRGRSSAWGLYDWFQCSWALALTISSVGHLL; encoded by the exons ATGGCTCCGAGCCGCTGGCCcctgctgcccctgctgcccctgctgctgctggtctCACACAAAG TTCTCATCTCTCTTATAGTGACTTTGGTCCCTCCTGGGCCTCGGTCTTCGGAGCCCGCTCTCTCCCTTCTGAAGTCATTCCTCTCCACTCTGGACCAAGCGCCTCAGCGTTCCCTCAGCCAGTCACGGTTCTCTGCATTCCTGGccaacatttcttcttcttttgagcttgggaggatgggggagggaccAGTGGGAGAgcccccacctctccagccccctgcgcTTCGACTCCATGATTTCCTCGTGACACTGagaggtagcccagactgggaGCCAATGCTAGGGCTTCTGGGAGACGTGCTGGCACTCTTGGGCCAGGAGCAGACTCCCAGGGACTTTTTGGCGCACCAGGCAGGTGTACTGGGTGGACTTGTAGAGGTGCTGTTGGGAGCTTTAGTTCCTGGAGGCCCCCCTGCTCCCACAAGGCCCCCATGCACCCGTGATGGGCCCTCTGACTGTGTCCTGGCTGCTGACTGGCTGCCTTCCCTGATGTTGTTACTAGAGGGTACGCGCTGGCAGGCCCTGGGGCAGCTGCAGCCCAGTGTGGACCCAACCAACGCCACAGGCCTCGATGGGAGAGAGCCAGCGCCTCACTTTTTGCAGGGTCTGTTGGGCTTGCTTACCCCAACAGGAGATCTGGGCTCTGAGGAGGCTCTTTGGGGTGGGCTGCTACGCACAGTGGGGGCCCCCCTCTATGCTGCCTTCCAGGAGGGGCTCCTCCGCGTCACTCACTCTCTGCAAGATGAGGTCTTTTCTATGATGGGACAGCCAGAGCCTGATGCCAACGGGCAGTGCCAGGGAG GGAACCTTCGACAGCTGCTCTTATG GGGCATGCGGAACAACCTTTCCTGGGATGCCCAAGCGCTGGGCTTTCTGTCTGgatcaccacctccaccccctgcccTCCTGCACTGCCTGAGCACAGGTGTGCCTCTGCCCAGGGCTTCCCAGCCTGCAGCTCCCATCAGCCCTCGACAGCGGGAACCACAGCGGCGAGCCTCCTCGCAGGAACGGCGAGCCATCTCTGTGGAGGCCCTCTGCGAGAACCACTCAGGCCCAGAGCCACCCTACAGCATTTCCAACTTCTCTATCTACTTGCTCTGCCAGCACATCAAACCTGCCACCCCGCCACCCCCTCCGGCCACCTCACCGCCCCCTCCGACCACCCCGCCGCCCCTCCGACCACCT CCGCCCCCTCCGGCCACCTCGCCGCCCCCTCCTGCCACCCCGCCGCCCCCTCCAGTCACCCCGCCGCCCCCTCCGGTCACCCCGCAGCCCCCTCCTAGCACAGCCGTCATCTGCCAGACAGCTGTATGGTATGCAGTCTCATGGGCACCCCGTGCCCAAGGTTGGCTCCAGGCCTGCCACGATCAGTTTCCTGATCAATTTCTGGATATGATCTGCGGCAACCTCTCGTTTTCCGCCCTGTCTGGCCCTAACCGTCGCTTGGTAAAGCAACTCTGTGCTGGTCtgctcccaccccccaccagctGCCCGGATGGCTTGGTCCCTGTGCCCCTTACCCCAGACATATTCTGGGGTTGCTTCCTGGAGAATGAGACACTGTGGGCAGAACGGTTGTGTGTGGAGGAGAGTCTGCAGGCTGTGCCCCCCCGAAACCAGGCTTGGGTTCAGCACGTGTGTCAGGGCCCGACTTTGGACCCCACTGACTTCCCACCTTGCCGCGTTGGACCCTGTGGAGAACGCTGCCCAGACGGGGGCAGCTTCCTGCTCATGGTCTGTGCCAACGACACCATGTATGAGGCCTTGGTCCCCTTCTGGGCTTGGCTCGCAGGCCAGTGCCGAATAAGTCGTGGAGGCAACGACACTTGCTTTCTAGAAGGCATGCTGGGGCCTTTGCTGCCTTCCCTGCCGCCTCTGGGACCATCGCCGCTCTGTCTGGCTCCTGGTCCCTTTCTGCTTGGCATGTTATCCCAGTTGCCACGCTGTCAGTCCTCTGTGCCAGTCCTTGCCCACCCCACACGCCTGCATTATCTCCTGCGCCTACTGACTTTCCTCTTGGGTCCAGGGGCTGGGGGTACTGAGACTCAGGGGATGCTGGGTCAAGCTCTGCTGCTCTCTAGTCTCCCAGACAACTGTTCCTTCTGGGATGCCTTCCGCCCAGAGGGCCGCCGAAGTGTGCTGAGGACGGTGGGGGAGTACCTGGCCCGAGAGGAGCCAACCCCACCAGGCTTGGAGTCCACTGTCAGTCTCAGCACCGGTATGAGCAAGATGGAGCTTCTCTCCTGCTTCAGT CCTGTCCTGTGGGATCTACTCCAGAGGGAGAAGAGTGTTTGGGCCCTGAAGATCCTTGTGCAG GCCTACCTTCACATGCCTCCAGAAGACCTTCAGCAGCTGGTGCTTTCAGCGGAGATGGAGGCTGCCCAGGGCTTCCTGACGCTCATGCTTCGTTCCTGGGCTCAGCTGAAG GTCCCGCCATCCCAGGAGCAGGCCGTGGGCCGCCTGACCGCCTTGCTGCTGCAGCGGTACCCACGCCTCACCTCCCAGCTCTTCATCGACCTGTCACCACTCATCCCTTTCCTGGCCGTCCCCGACCTGATGCGCTTCCCACCATCCCTTCTGGCCAATGACAGCGT CCTGGCTGCCATCCGGGATCACAGCTCAGGAATGAAGCCTGAGCAGAAGGAGGCCCTGGCTAAGCGCCTGCTGGCCCCTGAGCTGTTTGGAGAAGTGCCTGATTGGCCCCAGGAGCTGCTGTGGGCGgtactgcctctgcttccccatctCCCCCTGGAGAACTTTCTACAGCTCAGCCCTCACCAG ATCCAGGCCCTGGAGGATATCTGGCCAGTGGCAGGTCTTGGGCCAGGGCATGCCCGACACGTGCTTCGGAGCCTAGTGAACCAGAGCATGGAGGACGGGGAGGAGCAAGTGCGTAG GCTTGGGTCCCTCGCATGTTTCCTGAGTCCTGAGGAGTTACAGAGCATGGTGCCCTTGAGTGATCCCTTGGGGCCTGTAGAACAGGGCCTGCTGGAATGTGCGGCCAATGGGACCCTCCGCCCAGAAGGACGG GTGGCATATGAACTTCTGGGGTTGTTGCGTTCATCTGGAGGTGCTGTCTTAAGCCCCCGAGAGCTGCGGGTCTGGGCACCTCTCTTTTCCCAGCTGGGCCTCCGCTTCCTGCAGGAGCTGTCAGAACCCCAGCTCAGAGCCATGCTTCCTGCCCTGCAGGGAGCCAGTGTCACACCTGCCCAG GCTGTTCTGCTGTTTGGAAGGCTCCTCCCTAGGCACGAT CTATCCCTGGAGGAACTCTGCTCCTTGCATCCTCTGCTGCCAGGTCTCAGCCCCCAGACACTCCAGGCCATCCCTAAGCGAATTCTGCTCGGGGCTTGTTCCTGCCTGGGCCCTGAGCTGTCAAGGCTTTCGGCCTGCCAGACTGCTGCATTGCTGCAGACCTTTCGG GTGAAAGATGGTGTTAAAAGTATGGGTGCAACGGGTGCTGGCACAGCTGTGTGCATTCCGGGTCAG CCCATCCCCACCACTTGGCCAGACTGCCTGCTTCCCCTGCTCCCGCTAAAGCTGCTACAACTGGACACCGCGGCTCTTCTGGCAAACCGGAGGCGCTATCGGCAGCTGCCCTGGTCTGAGCAGCAG GCACAGTTTCTCTGGAAGAAGATGCAAGTGCCCACCAACCTGACCCTCAGGAACCTGCA GGCTCTGGGCAACCTGGCAGGGGGCATGTCCTGTGAGTTTCTGCAGCAGATCAGCTCAATGGTGGACTTCCTTGCTGTGGTACACATGCTCTACCAACTGCCCACTGGTGTTCGAGGGAGCCTG CGGGCCTGTATCTGGGCAGAGTTACAGCGGAGAATGACAATGCCAGAGCCCGAGCTCACTACCCTGGGGCCAGAACTGAGTGAGCTTGACACACGGCTGCTCCTGGACTTACC GATCCAGCTGATGGACAGGTTGTCCGATGATTCCATCATGTCGGTGGTAGAGTTGGTCCACGGTGCTCCAGAGCAGCTGCTGACACTGACCCCACTCCACCAGGCAGCCTTGGCAGAGCGGGCACTGAAAAACCTG GCTCCAAAGGAGACCCCGATCTCTGAAGACGTACTGAATACATTGGGCCCCTTGGTTGGCTTCCTGGGAACAGAGAGCACACGACGGATCCCTTTACCAGTTCTCCTGTCCCATCTCGGTCAGCTGCAGGGCTTCTGCCTAGGCGAGACCTTTGCCACAGAGCTGGGATGGCTGCTGTTGcaggagcctgttcttgg gaaagcAGAATTGTGGAGCCAGGATGAAGTAGAGCAAGCTGGACGCCTTGTATTCACTCTGCCTACTGAGGCGATTTCCTTGATCCCCAGG GAGGCTTTGGGCCCGGAGACCCTGGAGCggcttctggaaaagcagcagaactgggagcagagcagagtggGACATCTGTGTGGAGGACCGCAGCTTGCCCACAAGAAAGCAGCTCTAGTAGCTGGGATCGTGCAGTCAGCTGCCGAGGGTCTCCCAG AGCCTGTACCAAACTGTGCAGACATCCGGGGCACCTTCCCAGCAGCCTGGTCTGCCACACAGATCGCAGAGATGGAACTCTCAGACTTTGAGGATTGTCTGTCACTGTTTGCTGAAGATCCAGGACTTGGTCCTGAGGAACTACGGGCAGCCATGGGCAAGGCCAAGCAG tTGTGGGGTGCCCCCCGGGGATTCCGTCCTGAGCAGATCTTGCAGCTGGGCCGGCTCCTGAGAGGTCTGGGAGAGCGGGAGCTGCAGGAGCTTACCCTGGTGGATTGGGGTGTGCTCAGCAGCCTGGGGCAAATAGACGGCTGGAGCTCTGCCCAG CTCCGAGCTGTGGTCTCCAGTTTCCTGCGGCAGAGTGGCCGGCACGTGAGCCACCTGGATTTCATTTACCTGACGGCACTCGGTCACACACTCTGTGGGCTGCGGCCAGAGGAGTTACGGCACATCAGCAGTTGGGAGTTTAG CCAAGCAGTTCTCTTCCTGGGCAACCTGCAGCTCCCATGCTCGGAGGAACAGCTGGAAGTTCTGGCCTACCTCCTTGTGCTGCCCGGCGGCTTTGGCCCGGTCAGTGACTGGGGGCCTGAGATCTTCACTGAAATCGGCACACTAGCAG CTGGCATCCCAGACCTGGCTCTTTCGGCGTTACTGCGAGAACAGATCCAGGGCCTGACTCCTCTTGCCATTTCCGTCATCCCTGCCCCCAAGTTTGCA GTGGTATTCAACCCCATCCAGTTATCTAGTCTCACCAGTGTTCAGGCCGTGGCTGTTACGCCCGAACAAATGGCCTACCTGAGTCCTGAGCAGCGGCAGGCAGTGGCATGGGCCCAGTACGAAGGGAAGGAGATCCCAGAACAACGGG GTCGAAGCTCAGCCTGGGGTCTCTATGACTGGTTCCAATGCTCCTGGGCTCTGGCACTGACCATCAGCTCTGTTGGCCACCTGTTATGA